The proteins below come from a single Gimesia alba genomic window:
- a CDS encoding glycerophosphodiester phosphodiesterase — protein MNRLFAFLITSIAILFFTLNVHSANAAPPLIVAHRGLLKVAPENTLSNFRACLELRLGFEFDVQRTKDGHLVCIHDTTVNRTTNGSGNVSDLTLAEVKQFDAGSWFDPRFAGEKVPTVEQVLQLASEYQRHPILIAVDFKDENVEQDVVRLAKKHGILNRLIFIGRTIQEPQVRANIKATSEKAETAAVANNATEFPAALADSRADWVYVRYIPTPAEIKRVHAAGKRAFIAGPTVGGKIPENWQEAASVGIDAILTDYPLELRAVLKQKAVGD, from the coding sequence ATGAATCGGCTTTTTGCATTTTTGATTACGTCAATCGCGATTCTCTTCTTCACTCTGAACGTCCATTCTGCAAATGCTGCTCCACCTTTGATAGTCGCGCACCGGGGACTGTTAAAAGTTGCTCCTGAGAATACTCTGTCGAATTTCCGGGCTTGCCTGGAATTGCGGCTTGGCTTTGAGTTTGACGTGCAGCGCACGAAAGACGGTCATCTGGTTTGCATTCACGACACTACTGTCAACCGTACAACAAACGGCTCTGGAAATGTGAGTGACCTGACACTGGCAGAAGTCAAACAGTTCGACGCGGGAAGTTGGTTTGATCCCCGGTTTGCCGGTGAAAAAGTACCAACAGTAGAGCAGGTCCTGCAGCTAGCATCTGAATATCAACGGCACCCGATTTTGATCGCCGTCGACTTCAAAGATGAGAATGTGGAACAGGACGTCGTACGCCTCGCGAAAAAGCATGGCATCTTGAACCGGCTGATCTTCATCGGCAGAACCATTCAAGAACCCCAAGTTCGCGCCAATATCAAAGCAACTTCTGAGAAAGCCGAAACCGCAGCCGTCGCCAATAATGCAACTGAGTTTCCCGCGGCACTGGCCGACAGCAGAGCCGACTGGGTCTATGTCCGCTACATTCCAACCCCAGCAGAAATCAAACGCGTGCATGCAGCCGGCAAACGGGCCTTCATCGCGGGACCGACCGTAGGCGGAAAGATACCCGAAAACTGGCAAGAAGCAGCCAGCGTGGGCATCGATGCGATTCTCACCGACTATCCTCTGGAATTACGGGCTGTACTCAAACAGAAAGCAGTTGGTGATTAG
- a CDS encoding TRAP transporter small permease: protein MNLLFRFIQRIEAFLLAWSIIAIAALSIGNVFCRALLGFSLAFTGELSQFLIIIVTFIGLSYATSRGRHIRMTALYDQLNKRWRKRLMILICIFTALLMFALTWYSFEYISTVYFLETVSPVLQVPLYLVYLCVPLGFTLSAIQYTLTAVRNVISSDVYISFTQKDEYESPVIGEV, encoded by the coding sequence ATGAATCTGCTCTTCCGCTTTATCCAACGTATCGAAGCATTTCTTCTTGCCTGGTCAATCATCGCGATTGCTGCCCTGTCAATCGGTAATGTTTTTTGCCGCGCGCTGCTCGGCTTCAGTCTCGCCTTCACCGGCGAACTCTCACAATTTCTCATCATCATCGTCACATTCATCGGGCTGAGTTACGCAACAAGCCGCGGCAGACACATTCGGATGACGGCCCTCTACGACCAACTCAACAAACGCTGGCGGAAGAGATTGATGATTCTCATCTGCATTTTCACCGCACTGTTGATGTTTGCATTGACCTGGTACTCATTTGAATATATTTCCACCGTCTATTTCCTGGAGACGGTCTCTCCCGTTTTACAGGTCCCCCTGTATCTGGTTTACTTGTGCGTCCCGCTGGGTTTCACGTTATCCGCCATCCAATACACGCTGACGGCTGTGCGGAACGTCATTTCTTCCGACGTTTATATTTCGTTCACTCAGAAGGACGAATATGAATCCCCTGTCATCGGAGAAGTGTAA
- a CDS encoding TRAP transporter large permease — protein MLILLMSGFPMKVPLITAAFAVLLVFHPDVTPAVLIQQMIGGIKPAALLAVPMFIFAADIMTRGNSANRLLDLVTAFVGHLRGGLPIASAVSCTLFGAMSGSTQATVVAIGGPLRPQLLRAGYSDSFTTALIINASDIALLIPPSIGMIVYGVVSGTSIGELFIAGIGPGLLVLLLFCVYCWFASIRMKIPRQPKADSSTRKTAAKRALLPLGFPVIIIGGIYSGIFSPIEAAAVSVLYAAILEILFFRELSLKDIPEIALSTGLVTAVVFILVGSGAAFSWVISFAQLPDALINDWLGLTADSGYWTIMLTIAIAYFIGCMFVDPIVVILILTPIFHPVAAAAGIDPVLVGIVVTLQVAIGSATPPFGCDIFTAIAIFRRPYLEVIRGTPPFIAILLFAAVLLIAFPGISLFLRNLAFG, from the coding sequence ATGCTCATATTGCTGATGTCCGGGTTCCCGATGAAGGTCCCGCTCATTACAGCAGCCTTCGCCGTTCTACTGGTCTTCCACCCGGATGTCACCCCGGCCGTCCTCATTCAGCAAATGATCGGTGGGATCAAACCGGCTGCCTTATTAGCCGTCCCGATGTTCATTTTTGCTGCCGACATCATGACACGCGGCAACTCAGCCAATCGCTTACTGGATCTGGTAACGGCGTTTGTGGGACACCTGCGTGGCGGATTGCCGATTGCCAGTGCCGTCAGTTGTACGCTGTTCGGGGCGATGTCCGGTTCAACGCAAGCCACCGTGGTCGCGATCGGCGGCCCGTTACGACCACAGCTGCTCAGAGCCGGCTATTCCGATTCCTTCACGACCGCCCTGATCATTAATGCCAGTGATATCGCCCTGCTCATTCCGCCCAGTATCGGCATGATTGTCTACGGCGTCGTTTCCGGCACCTCGATCGGCGAGCTGTTTATCGCCGGTATCGGCCCCGGCCTGTTGGTCTTGCTCCTGTTTTGTGTCTATTGCTGGTTCGCTTCGATTCGGATGAAAATCCCGCGACAACCCAAAGCAGATTCATCCACGCGCAAAACAGCAGCCAAACGAGCCCTGCTCCCATTGGGATTCCCGGTCATCATCATTGGTGGCATCTATTCAGGAATCTTCAGCCCGATCGAAGCGGCTGCAGTATCCGTACTTTACGCGGCGATTCTGGAAATTCTCTTTTTTCGCGAACTTTCGCTGAAAGACATCCCGGAGATTGCCCTCTCAACCGGCTTAGTCACAGCCGTAGTGTTTATCCTCGTCGGATCGGGAGCCGCCTTCAGTTGGGTGATCTCTTTTGCACAACTCCCCGATGCGCTCATCAATGACTGGCTCGGGCTCACCGCCGACTCCGGTTACTGGACGATCATGTTGACGATTGCCATCGCTTATTTCATCGGTTGCATGTTTGTCGACCCGATCGTGGTGATCTTGATTCTGACTCCCATCTTCCATCCTGTGGCCGCTGCCGCCGGTATTGATCCCGTATTGGTGGGAATCGTCGTCACACTGCAAGTCGCCATCGGTTCCGCGACGCCTCCGTTTGGCTGTGATATCTTTACGGCGATTGCCATCTTCCGACGCCCCTATCTTGAAGTCATTCGAGGCACTCCCCCGTTTATTGCCATACTGTTATTTGCAGCCGTGTTACTGATTGCCTTTCCCGGCATTTCCCTGTTTCTGCGCAATCTTGCCTTTGGTTGA
- a CDS encoding MarR family winged helix-turn-helix transcriptional regulator, whose product MSPLSIEDQVLVALRRITRAIDLHSRGLMQEIGLTAPQLASLQTIARMQPITVGALAKSIHLSQATITGILSRLEARNLVSRSRRGTDKRTVVVELTEEGQAMLKNAPSLLQDRFRRELLRLQEWEQTQMLSTLQRIASMMDAEDLDASPVLSAGEVTPPSEEENTDYLNK is encoded by the coding sequence ATGTCGCCTCTCAGCATTGAGGATCAGGTCCTAGTCGCGCTGCGACGAATTACGCGTGCAATTGACTTGCATTCCCGAGGTCTGATGCAGGAAATCGGCCTGACAGCCCCCCAATTGGCATCGTTGCAAACTATCGCACGCATGCAACCCATCACCGTAGGGGCACTCGCAAAATCAATTCATCTGAGCCAGGCCACGATAACTGGAATCCTGAGCCGACTGGAAGCACGAAACCTCGTTTCCCGCTCACGAAGAGGGACTGACAAACGGACTGTTGTTGTCGAACTCACCGAAGAGGGTCAGGCAATGCTGAAGAACGCACCTTCCCTGTTACAAGATCGATTTCGTCGAGAACTGCTGAGACTACAGGAATGGGAACAGACCCAGATGCTGTCTACTTTACAGCGGATCGCTTCCATGATGGATGCAGAAGATCTCGATGCATCGCCAGTCCTGTCGGCTGGTGAAGTCACACCACCTTCCGAAGAGGAAAATACGGACTACTTGAATAAGTAG
- a CDS encoding TolC family protein has translation MSAMAIGCAGTQQKVSQSDSEMPVAVARISLEPAPTETDELSQISLNIQRDEESLAKFEEKSEPPQPSQEVSLVSSEAINEEVIAIPQIPPLPDENFAPSRTGLALEEVIDSVYQSYPLLDAAMYSREVAAGDRLQTLGEFDRKFKAATENGPMGYYKTYRQHIGLVKPLYSGGEVFAGYKIGRGNFQPWYKERQTNEAGEFKAGFSVPLSRNRDIDARRAALWRATFGVDAVEPDIQAQLIGFVQEGTYAYWDWVAAGAKLVIADQILKLAESRTDRIRSQVENGFLDPPELTDNLRLVAERSGKRAFAERKLQQAAVKLSLYYRDAYGNPLIPGPDKIPTFPDLELINAEQVEHDSQLALEQRPEIYALDLLQRQLDIDHSEAMNDCLPAVDLVMAAAQDVGYRTDPKNDKGPFQLDAMLYVDVPIERRKARGKIQSVSGKISQLNAKRKLTEEKIVAEVESAYAGLIGAFKQAKQAEQAVGYAEDLARRERRNFEEGLSDLLKVTLREQYAVESAEKAVDAKLLYFKEQADYRAALAEDQLPASQGE, from the coding sequence ATGTCTGCAATGGCAATCGGATGCGCTGGCACACAACAGAAAGTGTCTCAGTCTGATTCTGAAATGCCTGTTGCTGTTGCGCGGATTTCGCTTGAGCCCGCACCGACTGAAACGGATGAATTGTCACAAATTTCTCTGAACATACAGCGTGATGAGGAATCGCTGGCCAAATTTGAAGAGAAAAGTGAGCCACCACAGCCTTCGCAGGAAGTGTCTCTCGTTTCGTCTGAAGCGATCAATGAGGAAGTGATCGCCATTCCTCAAATTCCCCCTTTACCAGATGAAAACTTTGCGCCCAGCCGAACGGGTCTGGCTCTCGAAGAGGTCATCGATTCAGTTTATCAAAGCTACCCATTGCTTGATGCAGCGATGTATTCCCGTGAGGTTGCTGCCGGTGATCGTTTGCAAACATTAGGAGAATTTGACCGTAAATTCAAAGCAGCTACCGAAAATGGGCCGATGGGGTATTACAAAACGTATCGACAGCATATCGGTCTGGTGAAGCCTTTGTATTCGGGGGGGGAAGTCTTTGCCGGCTATAAAATTGGTCGGGGAAATTTCCAGCCCTGGTATAAGGAAAGGCAGACCAATGAAGCGGGAGAGTTTAAAGCAGGCTTTTCGGTGCCACTCTCTCGAAATCGGGATATTGATGCCCGACGGGCTGCGTTGTGGCGTGCGACATTCGGCGTCGATGCTGTTGAGCCGGATATCCAGGCACAGCTGATCGGTTTCGTTCAGGAAGGGACCTATGCTTATTGGGACTGGGTCGCAGCGGGTGCCAAGCTCGTGATCGCAGATCAAATTCTCAAGCTGGCTGAATCGCGGACGGATCGGATTCGTAGTCAGGTAGAAAATGGATTTCTCGATCCACCGGAATTAACCGATAACTTGCGACTGGTTGCTGAGCGTTCTGGGAAGCGTGCTTTTGCCGAACGAAAACTCCAACAAGCGGCAGTGAAACTCTCATTGTATTATCGTGATGCTTATGGCAACCCGCTGATTCCAGGACCTGATAAGATTCCGACTTTTCCCGATTTAGAATTGATCAATGCTGAGCAGGTAGAGCACGATTCCCAATTGGCACTGGAACAACGCCCGGAAATTTATGCACTTGATCTCTTACAGCGCCAATTAGACATTGATCATTCTGAAGCGATGAATGACTGTCTTCCCGCAGTCGATTTAGTGATGGCGGCTGCCCAGGATGTGGGTTATCGAACCGATCCCAAGAATGATAAAGGCCCATTTCAACTCGATGCCATGCTGTATGTAGACGTTCCCATTGAACGTCGTAAAGCCCGCGGGAAAATTCAGTCGGTGAGTGGCAAGATCTCGCAGCTCAATGCAAAGCGAAAATTAACCGAAGAGAAAATTGTCGCGGAAGTCGAATCAGCCTACGCCGGGCTGATTGGAGCTTTTAAACAGGCCAAACAGGCCGAGCAGGCCGTTGGGTACGCAGAAGATCTGGCACGACGCGAGCGTCGCAATTTTGAAGAAGGGTTGTCAGATCTGTTAAAAGTGACTTTACGTGAACAATATGCGGTTGAGTCAGCAGAAAAAGCAGTGGATGCAAAACTTCTGTATTTCAAAGAGCAGGCGGACTACAGGGCCGCACTGGCAGAAGATCAGCTGCCGGCTTCTCAAGGTGAATAA
- a CDS encoding peptidase domain-containing ABC transporter: MSTLQPDNADNSADADRKSVQTDIKAAAWLFEQLAVDAGHSADRSRIRRALIEAASARTTKTDDDWWNWLVEASQSLELQYKVMDCTFRELVAITSEGGRVITRVGDEHRWTAILSTKRRRFQILQPQRDRTRIWISARRMRSTLEVSSREDVVRCLVIEPELTASDMNSGEIHDHSPLDRVLRLLKPEFSDIWIIMVFALVTGLLALATPLAVETLVNTVAFGRLLQPVIILALMLLAFLSFSAALLGLQTYVAEIIQRRLFARVAADLSYRLPRVVPAALDGQSGRELVNRFFDVITVQKATAALLLDGISLVLSTLIGMTVLAFYHPWLLGFDIVLLALIAFVILVLGRGAVNTSIKESKAKYKVAAWMEDLVSCGTAFRYRGAAEYALDQADHLTYEYLSARKKHFRIVMRQIIFALGMQAVASTALLGLGGWLVISGQLTLGQLVAAELIVTVIVGSFAKLGKHMQSYYDLLASVDKLGVLFDLPMERRDGLLKMPHDQPAEVAASNVSCAMHHHSDHGAQINLNIESGASLMLMGPSGTGKSLLLDLLFGLRVPAEGHVSINGIDPRDLRPDALRKHVALIRDIEIFSGSLEENVHLERPTVSTSDVREALERVGLIDDILRLPEGLNTHLVETGYPLTSNQARKLMLARAIVGRPRLLLIDGLIDALPDHEAEQLTQMLVDPARLWTLIMVTGRRSLAELGTEIYELGEPAIVSAEGSGHDS, translated from the coding sequence ATGTCGACCCTACAGCCTGACAACGCGGACAATTCAGCAGACGCTGATCGAAAGTCGGTACAGACTGACATCAAAGCAGCCGCCTGGTTGTTTGAGCAATTGGCCGTTGATGCCGGTCACTCTGCTGATCGATCACGGATTCGACGTGCATTGATCGAAGCAGCGTCTGCAAGAACAACAAAAACAGACGACGATTGGTGGAATTGGTTAGTCGAAGCCAGCCAGAGTTTAGAGCTGCAATATAAAGTTATGGATTGTACCTTCCGTGAACTCGTCGCGATTACCAGTGAAGGGGGGCGCGTCATCACTCGGGTGGGCGATGAGCATCGCTGGACTGCCATTCTTTCTACCAAACGTCGACGCTTCCAGATTCTCCAGCCTCAACGGGATCGTACCCGGATCTGGATTAGTGCCCGCAGAATGCGGAGCACGTTAGAGGTTTCAAGTCGAGAAGATGTGGTCCGTTGCCTGGTCATCGAACCGGAACTCACTGCTTCCGATATGAATTCGGGAGAAATACACGATCATAGTCCGCTTGATCGCGTACTGAGATTGTTGAAGCCGGAATTCTCGGATATCTGGATCATCATGGTTTTCGCGCTCGTCACCGGGTTGTTGGCTTTGGCGACCCCTTTAGCAGTGGAGACTTTAGTTAACACTGTTGCCTTTGGTCGGTTGCTTCAGCCCGTGATTATATTGGCTTTGATGCTGCTGGCTTTTCTTTCTTTTTCAGCAGCGTTGCTTGGCTTGCAGACTTATGTGGCAGAAATTATTCAACGACGGCTTTTTGCGCGCGTCGCCGCTGATCTTTCTTATCGCTTGCCGCGCGTGGTTCCTGCTGCGCTGGATGGTCAATCGGGGCGGGAACTGGTGAATCGCTTCTTTGATGTCATCACAGTTCAAAAAGCAACCGCAGCACTCCTGTTGGACGGGATTTCGCTGGTACTGAGCACGTTGATTGGTATGACAGTCCTGGCTTTTTATCATCCCTGGTTGTTGGGCTTTGATATCGTCTTGCTGGCGTTGATTGCCTTTGTGATTTTAGTTTTGGGGCGAGGTGCTGTTAACACGAGTATCAAAGAGTCCAAGGCAAAGTACAAAGTGGCTGCCTGGATGGAAGATCTAGTCAGTTGCGGAACTGCCTTTCGTTATCGGGGAGCTGCAGAGTACGCGTTGGATCAGGCAGACCATTTAACCTATGAATATTTGAGTGCCCGCAAGAAACATTTCCGGATTGTAATGCGACAGATTATTTTTGCTTTGGGAATGCAGGCAGTCGCGAGTACGGCCTTACTGGGCTTAGGCGGATGGCTGGTCATTTCCGGTCAATTGACTCTCGGACAGCTTGTGGCTGCTGAGTTGATCGTGACGGTGATCGTCGGCTCTTTCGCCAAGTTGGGCAAACATATGCAGAGCTATTACGATCTCTTAGCTTCAGTAGACAAACTGGGGGTATTGTTTGATTTGCCTATGGAACGCCGGGATGGGCTTCTCAAAATGCCTCATGACCAGCCAGCGGAAGTGGCGGCCAGTAATGTCAGTTGTGCAATGCATCATCATTCCGACCATGGGGCACAGATTAACCTGAATATTGAGAGTGGGGCGAGTCTGATGCTGATGGGGCCCAGCGGAACAGGAAAGAGCCTGTTGCTGGATTTATTATTCGGATTAAGAGTGCCTGCTGAGGGGCATGTTTCAATCAATGGAATTGATCCACGTGATTTGCGACCTGATGCACTCAGGAAACATGTGGCGCTGATCCGGGACATTGAAATATTTTCAGGATCTCTGGAAGAAAATGTGCATCTGGAACGTCCTACTGTTTCCACCAGTGATGTCCGTGAAGCACTGGAACGAGTGGGACTGATTGATGATATCTTGAGACTGCCCGAAGGGCTGAATACACATCTTGTCGAGACAGGGTACCCGCTGACGTCAAATCAGGCGCGCAAGTTAATGCTGGCTCGAGCCATCGTTGGTCGTCCCAGATTGTTACTGATTGATGGGTTGATCGATGCGCTACCCGATCATGAAGCGGAACAGTTGACGCAAATGCTGGTCGATCCAGCGCGTCTCTGGACACTGATTATGGTTACGGGGCGGAGAAGTCTTGCAGAATTGGGAACAGAGATCTACGAATTAGGCGAACCTGCCATTGTTTCTGCGGAAGGGAGTGGTCATGACAGCTAA
- a CDS encoding ectoine synthase: MIVRQLNDILGTERDIKAKTWNSRRLLLANENMGFSLHDTIIHPGTETEIWYQNHLEAVYCIEGEGEIELIPDGPTHPISPGMMYALDENDRHLLRAKTQLRMVCVFNPPVTGQEVHDENGAYPAAAAAEN, from the coding sequence ATGATTGTACGTCAACTGAATGACATTCTCGGAACCGAACGCGATATCAAAGCCAAAACCTGGAACAGCCGACGGTTATTGCTCGCGAATGAAAATATGGGATTTTCCCTGCACGATACGATTATTCATCCAGGAACGGAAACAGAAATCTGGTACCAGAATCATCTGGAAGCCGTCTATTGCATCGAAGGGGAAGGCGAGATTGAACTCATCCCCGATGGGCCCACGCATCCGATTTCTCCCGGCATGATGTATGCGCTCGATGAAAATGATCGTCATCTGCTAAGAGCCAAAACACAGCTGCGCATGGTCTGCGTCTTCAACCCACCTGTCACCGGACAGGAAGTTCATGATGAAAATGGCGCCTACCCGGCTGCTGCTGCGGCAGAAAATTGA
- the ectA gene encoding diaminobutyrate acetyltransferase, whose amino-acid sequence MEQATQLIFREPRLTDALAITNLIKSCPPLDVNSHYVSLLLCRDFHDTCVIAESDSKIVGFLSAYHPPQQENTIFIWQAAVDRSVRSCGVASRMLDALLSRQINSHVNYLETTITPSNQSSQKLFRSLAKRLNTECRTCNGFSSELFGEAEEHEPEELYQIGPFSLKPNFGEKSPVS is encoded by the coding sequence ATGGAACAGGCCACCCAATTGATTTTTCGCGAGCCCCGGCTGACCGATGCCCTCGCAATAACCAACCTGATCAAGAGTTGCCCCCCCCTTGACGTTAATTCCCATTACGTCTCGCTCTTGTTATGTCGTGATTTTCATGACACTTGCGTGATTGCAGAATCCGATTCGAAAATCGTCGGTTTTCTTTCTGCTTATCACCCTCCTCAACAAGAGAACACAATTTTCATCTGGCAAGCCGCCGTTGATCGCAGCGTGCGTTCTTGTGGTGTTGCATCGCGAATGCTTGACGCTCTGCTATCCCGCCAGATCAACTCCCATGTGAATTACCTGGAAACGACGATTACTCCCTCGAATCAATCGTCCCAAAAGCTGTTTCGCTCACTGGCAAAACGGCTTAACACGGAGTGCCGAACTTGTAATGGCTTTTCTTCGGAATTGTTTGGTGAAGCTGAAGAACACGAACCCGAAGAATTGTACCAGATTGGCCCCTTCTCACTAAAACCTAATTTCGGAGAGAAATCACCAGTATCATGA
- a CDS encoding HlyD family secretion protein — MTAKKPLDTPASQTEQQRWSMLVPVAYSESSMPALRLARSSRLARRIARYLFVTLLLSIVLMAFAPWQQSVTGTGNVLAYAPDERQQIIQAPIKGRLAQWGEGIFENARVKKGQEIAEIRDLDESYAARLDLQLMNSQQAVTAAGQQLEASQRALDAAKTIVESYQAQVQAYETVKRETIDAQDAYIEMAAKKVKAENQKLVEYEAALPQLQAEYNRMKTLQAENNISLQKLQEVSRKLKEATSKAKGAEFYYGAAQDELSGKQSERKAKIEKAQADIDKTKALLRKANGDVSKAESDIAKAQQELNKAEKELLDMKVKVSRQENRVIKAPFDGYIVQITPNLGTAILKQGDPICTIVPYTTERSVQIWLDGNDAPLVEPGRPVRLQFEGWPAIQFAGWPSVAVGTFGGEVVSVDATDNGNGKFRILVRPDPSDEPWPQDRFLRQGVRTNAWVLLKRVPLWYEVWRKLNGFPPAVSIDEPGQKNSKSKPPKLPK, encoded by the coding sequence ATGACAGCTAAAAAACCGCTTGATACACCCGCATCCCAGACAGAGCAACAACGTTGGTCGATGCTGGTGCCGGTAGCTTATAGTGAATCCAGTATGCCCGCATTGAGGCTGGCAAGATCATCACGCCTTGCGCGTCGGATCGCCCGTTATCTATTTGTGACTCTGTTATTATCAATTGTATTGATGGCATTTGCTCCCTGGCAGCAATCTGTGACCGGGACGGGCAATGTGCTGGCGTATGCACCCGATGAACGGCAGCAAATCATTCAAGCACCAATTAAAGGGCGGCTGGCCCAGTGGGGAGAGGGAATCTTTGAAAATGCCCGTGTGAAAAAAGGGCAGGAAATTGCTGAAATTCGTGATTTGGATGAATCGTACGCGGCCCGTCTGGATCTGCAGTTGATGAACTCCCAGCAGGCAGTGACGGCGGCAGGTCAGCAACTGGAGGCCAGTCAGCGTGCCCTGGACGCAGCGAAGACGATTGTCGAATCCTATCAGGCACAAGTTCAGGCTTATGAAACTGTCAAGCGAGAGACGATTGACGCTCAGGATGCCTATATCGAAATGGCTGCCAAGAAAGTAAAGGCCGAGAACCAGAAACTGGTTGAATATGAGGCCGCATTACCTCAATTACAGGCTGAATATAATCGTATGAAAACGCTTCAGGCTGAAAATAATATCTCGCTACAGAAATTGCAGGAAGTGAGTCGGAAACTGAAGGAAGCAACCAGTAAAGCAAAGGGAGCTGAGTTCTATTACGGTGCTGCGCAAGATGAATTGTCGGGTAAGCAGAGTGAGCGAAAAGCGAAAATTGAAAAGGCACAGGCTGATATCGATAAAACCAAGGCACTGTTGCGTAAAGCAAACGGGGATGTTTCTAAAGCGGAAAGCGATATCGCCAAGGCGCAGCAGGAGCTGAATAAAGCCGAGAAGGAACTACTTGATATGAAGGTCAAAGTTTCGCGGCAAGAGAACCGGGTGATTAAGGCTCCCTTTGATGGTTATATTGTTCAGATCACGCCCAATCTGGGAACCGCAATCTTAAAACAGGGAGATCCCATCTGCACCATCGTACCTTACACGACTGAGCGATCGGTTCAGATTTGGCTTGATGGAAATGATGCACCACTTGTTGAGCCGGGGCGGCCTGTGAGACTGCAGTTTGAAGGTTGGCCTGCAATCCAGTTTGCAGGTTGGCCTTCCGTTGCTGTTGGGACGTTTGGTGGCGAAGTCGTTTCTGTCGATGCCACCGACAATGGGAATGGAAAGTTTCGAATTCTGGTACGCCCGGATCCGTCAGATGAACCCTGGCCTCAAGATCGATTTCTGAGACAAGGGGTCCGAACCAATGCATGGGTTTTGCTTAAACGAGTTCCTCTCTGGTATGAAGTCTGGCGAAAATTAAATGGCTTCCCGCCCGCAGTCTCAATCGACGAGCCAGGCCAGAAAAACAGCAAGTCAAAGCCTCCAAAGCTGCCGAAGTAA
- the ectB gene encoding diaminobutyrate--2-oxoglutarate transaminase, with amino-acid sequence MTIFNRLESNVRGYCRSFPTTFTKAQNANLRDAEGNEFIDFLAGAGTLNYGHNNPKLKAKLIEFLERDGMLHGLDMQTDAKARFLEVFEKRILSPLELDYKVQFTGPTGTNAVEAALKLARKVTGRTNVISFTNGFHGVSLGSVAATGNSHFRDAAGTPLNNVTFMPYYGYMGSNMDTLEYFETILKDSSSGLDLPAAVIVETVQGEGGVNVASTEWLQQLETLCQEHGILLIIDDIQVGCGRTGNFFSFEKAGIVPDIVTLSKSLSAYGLPMSLVLMKSDLDQWEPGEHNGTFRGNNLAFVSAAEAIELYWSDYRFAREVLRKGALIKNRLEEIAENVSDVDLEVRGTGMIWGLACQECPGLPEKISAAAFERGLIIETSGTDSHVLKILPPLTIEDDQLLQGLDIVADSLKAVLNDDSILEELGLVHAD; translated from the coding sequence ATGACTATATTCAACCGACTCGAATCAAACGTTCGCGGTTACTGTCGCTCATTCCCTACCACATTTACTAAAGCCCAGAACGCCAATTTGCGCGATGCTGAGGGTAACGAATTTATCGACTTTCTTGCGGGCGCAGGAACCTTAAACTACGGCCATAACAATCCAAAACTGAAAGCAAAGCTGATCGAGTTTCTGGAACGGGACGGGATGCTGCACGGCCTCGACATGCAAACGGATGCAAAGGCTCGCTTCCTGGAAGTTTTTGAAAAACGAATTCTCTCTCCACTGGAACTCGATTACAAAGTCCAGTTCACTGGACCAACTGGAACAAACGCTGTTGAAGCCGCATTAAAGCTGGCACGAAAAGTGACTGGGCGTACGAACGTAATCTCGTTCACCAATGGTTTTCATGGTGTAAGCCTGGGATCAGTTGCCGCTACGGGAAACAGCCATTTTCGTGATGCCGCAGGGACACCTCTGAATAACGTGACCTTTATGCCCTACTACGGTTACATGGGCTCCAATATGGACACACTGGAATATTTTGAGACCATCCTCAAAGACAGCAGTAGCGGTTTAGACCTGCCTGCTGCCGTAATTGTCGAAACGGTACAAGGTGAGGGTGGTGTAAATGTAGCCAGTACAGAATGGCTGCAACAACTGGAAACACTCTGCCAGGAACACGGAATCCTGTTGATTATCGATGATATCCAGGTTGGCTGTGGACGAACGGGGAACTTTTTCAGCTTTGAAAAAGCGGGCATCGTGCCTGACATCGTCACGCTTTCCAAATCGCTCAGCGCTTACGGTTTACCGATGTCTCTGGTACTGATGAAGTCAGACCTCGATCAGTGGGAACCGGGTGAGCACAACGGAACCTTCCGTGGCAACAACCTGGCTTTTGTCTCAGCAGCCGAAGCGATTGAACTGTACTGGAGCGATTACCGCTTCGCACGCGAAGTCCTCCGAAAAGGGGCCTTGATTAAAAATCGACTGGAAGAGATTGCAGAAAACGTGAGTGATGTTGATCTGGAAGTGCGCGGTACCGGCATGATCTGGGGACTGGCCTGCCAGGAATGCCCGGGATTGCCTGAAAAGATTTCAGCGGCTGCATTCGAACGTGGTTTGATCATCGAAACCAGTGGAACTGACAGCCATGTCCTGAAAATTCTCCCGCCGTTAACCATCGAAGATGACCAACTGCTGCAAGGGCTGGATATTGTCGCCGACAGCCTGAAAGCGGTACTCAACGATGACAGCATTCTGGAAGAACTGGGTCTGGTACACGCAGACTGA